AGGCGGAGAAGCCCGCGGCGGCCACCGGCGAGTGGTCGCGCCAGGAGCAGGCGGGCGTCAGCGACGCCACCGACGACGTGCGCCGTGAGCTGGCGGAAGGGAACGCGGCGTACTTCGACCGCTTCGGCTACATCTTCCTGGTCTGCGCCACCGGCAAGTCGGCGGAGGAGATGCTGGGCCTCCTGCGCGCCCGCCTGGGCAACGCGCCCGACGACGAGCTCCGCGTCGCCGCCGAGGAGCAGCGCAAGATCATGCACATCCGCCTCCGCAAGCTGCTTATCGCATGAGCTCGCTCTCCACGCACGTCCTCGACACCGCCACCGGTCTGCCCGCGGCCGGCGTCCACGTCGTGCTCGAACGCCTCGACCTCTCCGGCCCGACCGCGCTCGCCGACGAGCGGACGGACGCCGACGGGCGGGTGCGCGCGCTGCTTCCCGTCGGCGGGTTACAGGCCGCCACGTACCGCCTGCGCTTCGACACGGGCGAATACTTCCGGCGCGCCGGCGGTGAGCCGTTCTTTCCCGAGGTCTCCATCGTCTTCAGCGTGGCCGACGCCGCGCGGCACCACCACGTGCCGCTGCTGCTGAGCCCGTACGGCTACTCCACCTACCGCGGGAGCTGACCCACACGTGAGTTCCACACTCGGCGCGAACAGCTACGG
The genomic region above belongs to Longimicrobiaceae bacterium and contains:
- the uraH gene encoding hydroxyisourate hydrolase, giving the protein MSSLSTHVLDTATGLPAAGVHVVLERLDLSGPTALADERTDADGRVRALLPVGGLQAATYRLRFDTGEYFRRAGGEPFFPEVSIVFSVADAARHHHVPLLLSPYGYSTYRGS
- the uraD gene encoding 2-oxo-4-hydroxy-4-carboxy-5-ureidoimidazoline decarboxylase, which produces MTDGLDRLNRLSPAEAEAELLRCCGSTAWARRVVAARPFASEAALLAEADAAWASASRDDVLEAFSRHPRIGEQKAEKPAAATGEWSRQEQAGVSDATDDVRRELAEGNAAYFDRFGYIFLVCATGKSAEEMLGLLRARLGNAPDDELRVAAEEQRKIMHIRLRKLLIA